Proteins from a single region of Salipiger sp. H15:
- a CDS encoding biotin/lipoyl-binding protein, translated as MLELLLCSSVTVLPDYLYRRYVQGKRFGHELTLFSIWYELRWGIVLCLILTTSLITAIFYFHPSTRTATSVFRTVTILPETNGRVAETFVEINQAVRKGDPIFRLDDVEQRAAVEAAKRRIEEVDAQLVVAKAQLKETAGRIAQAQGLLTQAVDEYKVRSQLLEGQSSAISEREVQRAQVAVDTQQGLVDAAVGSREALLAQIDFQIPAAKASAEAALHQAQVELDKTLVTAGTDGIVQQFALRTGDVVNPMLRPAGILVPASHVTGLAAGFGQIEAQVMKPGMIGEVACMAKPWQIIPMVVTDVQNVIAAGQIRPTDTLLDLDQVRPGGTITVIMEPLYEGALDGLPQGATCIANAYSSNHDRLEDQSLGTLHRFALHAVDAVGLVHALILRMQALLLPVQTLVLKGH; from the coding sequence ATGCTCGAACTCCTGCTCTGCTCCAGCGTGACCGTTCTGCCCGACTACCTCTATCGCCGCTACGTGCAGGGCAAGCGCTTCGGCCACGAGCTGACCCTGTTCTCGATCTGGTACGAGCTGCGCTGGGGGATCGTGCTCTGCCTGATCCTGACAACCAGCCTGATCACCGCCATCTTCTACTTCCACCCATCGACCCGGACGGCGACCTCGGTCTTCCGGACGGTCACCATCCTGCCCGAGACCAATGGCCGCGTCGCCGAGACCTTCGTCGAGATCAACCAGGCCGTGCGCAAGGGCGATCCGATCTTCCGGCTCGACGACGTCGAGCAGCGCGCGGCGGTGGAGGCGGCGAAGCGCCGGATCGAGGAGGTGGATGCGCAGCTGGTCGTGGCGAAGGCGCAACTCAAGGAGACGGCCGGACGCATCGCGCAGGCGCAGGGCCTGCTGACGCAGGCGGTGGACGAATACAAGGTGCGCAGCCAGCTGCTCGAGGGGCAGTCTTCGGCGATCTCGGAACGCGAGGTGCAGCGGGCACAGGTCGCGGTGGACACCCAGCAGGGGCTGGTCGATGCCGCCGTCGGCAGCCGCGAGGCGCTGCTTGCGCAGATCGACTTCCAGATCCCCGCCGCGAAGGCCAGCGCCGAGGCCGCGCTGCACCAGGCGCAGGTCGAGCTCGACAAGACGCTGGTCACCGCCGGGACCGACGGGATCGTGCAGCAGTTCGCGCTGAGAACGGGCGACGTGGTCAACCCGATGCTGAGGCCGGCGGGCATCCTCGTGCCCGCGAGCCACGTGACCGGGCTTGCCGCGGGCTTCGGGCAGATCGAGGCGCAGGTGATGAAGCCGGGGATGATCGGCGAAGTCGCCTGCATGGCGAAGCCCTGGCAGATCATCCCGATGGTGGTGACCGACGTGCAGAACGTCATCGCGGCGGGGCAGATCCGCCCCACCGACACGCTGCTCGATCTCGACCAGGTCAGGCCGGGCGGCACGATCACGGTGATCATGGAGCCGCTCTACGAAGGCGCCCTCGACGGGCTGCCGCAGGGCGCGACCTGCATCGCCAACGCCTACAGCAGCAACCACGACCGGCTGGAGGACCAGAGCCTCGGCACGCTGCACCGCTTCGCCCTGCACGCGGTCGACGCTGTGGGGCTGGTGCATGCCCTGATCCTGCGCATGCAGGCCCTGCTCCTGCCGGTCCAGACGCTGGTGCTGAAGGGACATTGA
- a CDS encoding ornithine decarboxylase — MNKPAAAPPPPGVDHFFSFPGARADRWRALHAAARGWEQGDAAPAEVREAFDELLPSEAFFAYPGRGLLESLRKRIEGGQAGAAAALARRVSEAILTRSYKTDPADWQSAEIAAEAPADLNTPTLARGQGHRPYFEMLLVAPGAGSRGENLITQIRRLRRPEDAFIYEPVPVGSFEEAICAILLNPAIAAVTLYEGFGHESPSELPLLREFLVSAGFDAGHVAGADLPLSLAAAVKRIRPELDLYLLSDRHVERIAGDPRAAGIRRVLYAVEELLELHLCVLEGVGERFRTPFFDNLKKYAMRPISTFHALPIARGKSVFKSDWIRDMGEFYGLNIFLAESSATTGGLDSLLEPTGNIREAQAMAARAFGADHVFFVTNGTSTSNKMVHQALVAPGDIVLLDRNCHKSHHYGLVLAGGQPLYIDAFPMTEYSMYGAVPLASIKKALLDLRAEGRLDRAKMVDLTNCTFDGHIYNTRRVMEECLAIKPDLIFLWDEAWFGFARWSPFLRPRTAMGAAEAIAGWMRDPASVTAYEAQQAELGEDPTEAALMQARLIPDPRRIRLRVYQTNSTHKSMSALRQGSMLLVRDVDFAEVEAQFHEAVFTHASTSPNQQLIASLDVARRQMELEGYGLVANAIEIALDIRKEVNAHPVISKYFRVLGADEMIPAEYRQTGFEDFLRPGVSWTDQVRSMHEDEFCLDPTRMTLVCGTAGFDGTQFKKLMADEYDIQFNKTSRNSVLLQSNINNTRSDVANLIRVLLEISNGLEADLAGGGETGRASFAGRVKSLMTDVPDLPNFSEFHEAFRWDAGKTTPEGDMRSAFYSAYYAEGCEYLPLDSPEVDQRLKDGPAMISANFVIPYPPGFPIMVPGQVISAETIDFMRKLDVKEIHGFERARGLKLIRPDNARDHIRK, encoded by the coding sequence ATGAACAAACCAGCCGCCGCACCGCCGCCGCCGGGGGTGGATCACTTCTTCTCGTTCCCGGGGGCCCGCGCCGATCGCTGGCGCGCGCTGCACGCCGCGGCGCGGGGCTGGGAGCAAGGCGACGCCGCGCCCGCCGAGGTGCGCGAAGCATTCGACGAGCTTCTGCCCTCCGAGGCCTTCTTCGCCTATCCCGGGCGCGGCCTTCTGGAGAGCCTGCGCAAGCGCATCGAGGGCGGGCAGGCCGGGGCGGCGGCGGCCCTCGCGCGGCGCGTCTCCGAGGCGATCCTGACCCGCTCCTACAAGACCGACCCGGCCGACTGGCAGTCGGCCGAGATCGCGGCCGAGGCACCGGCGGACCTCAACACCCCCACTCTCGCGCGGGGGCAGGGACACCGGCCCTATTTCGAGATGCTGCTGGTGGCCCCGGGCGCCGGGTCGCGCGGCGAGAACCTGATCACCCAGATCCGCCGCCTGCGCCGCCCCGAGGACGCGTTCATCTACGAGCCCGTGCCCGTCGGCAGCTTCGAGGAGGCGATCTGCGCCATTCTGCTCAACCCCGCCATCGCCGCAGTGACGCTCTACGAGGGTTTCGGCCATGAAAGCCCCTCGGAGCTGCCGCTGCTGCGGGAATTCCTCGTCTCGGCGGGCTTCGATGCGGGCCATGTCGCGGGCGCCGACCTGCCGCTGTCGCTGGCGGCGGCGGTGAAGCGCATCCGTCCCGAGCTCGACCTCTATCTGCTGTCGGACCGGCACGTCGAGCGCATTGCCGGCGACCCGCGCGCCGCGGGGATCCGCCGCGTGCTCTACGCGGTCGAGGAGCTCCTGGAGCTGCACCTGTGCGTGCTCGAGGGGGTCGGCGAGCGGTTCCGCACGCCCTTCTTCGACAACCTGAAGAAATACGCGATGCGCCCGATCAGCACCTTCCACGCCCTGCCGATCGCGCGCGGCAAGTCGGTGTTCAAGTCCGACTGGATCCGCGACATGGGCGAGTTCTACGGGCTCAACATCTTCCTCGCCGAGTCCTCCGCGACCACCGGCGGGCTCGACAGCCTGCTGGAGCCCACGGGCAACATCCGCGAGGCGCAGGCGATGGCGGCGCGGGCCTTCGGCGCGGACCACGTCTTCTTCGTGACCAACGGCACCTCGACCTCGAACAAGATGGTGCACCAGGCGCTGGTGGCGCCCGGCGACATCGTGCTGCTCGACCGGAACTGCCACAAGTCGCACCATTACGGGCTGGTGCTGGCGGGTGGGCAGCCGCTCTACATCGACGCCTTCCCGATGACCGAATACTCGATGTACGGCGCGGTGCCGCTCGCCTCGATCAAGAAGGCGCTGCTGGACCTGCGGGCCGAGGGGCGGCTCGACCGGGCCAAGATGGTGGACCTCACCAACTGCACCTTCGACGGGCACATCTACAACACCCGGCGGGTGATGGAGGAATGCCTCGCGATCAAGCCCGACCTGATCTTCCTCTGGGACGAGGCGTGGTTCGGCTTCGCCCGCTGGTCGCCCTTCCTGCGGCCGCGCACGGCGATGGGGGCCGCCGAGGCGATCGCCGGGTGGATGCGCGACCCGGCTTCCGTGACCGCCTACGAGGCGCAGCAGGCGGAGCTTGGCGAGGACCCGACGGAGGCTGCGCTGATGCAGGCGCGGCTGATCCCCGATCCGCGCCGGATCCGGCTGCGCGTCTACCAGACCAACTCCACCCACAAGTCCATGTCGGCGCTGCGGCAGGGCTCGATGCTGCTGGTCCGGGACGTCGATTTCGCCGAGGTCGAGGCGCAGTTCCACGAGGCGGTCTTCACCCATGCCTCGACCAGCCCGAACCAGCAGCTCATCGCCAGCCTCGACGTCGCGCGGCGGCAGATGGAGCTCGAGGGCTACGGGCTCGTCGCAAACGCCATCGAGATCGCGCTCGACATCCGCAAGGAGGTGAACGCGCATCCGGTGATCTCGAAATACTTCCGCGTGCTCGGCGCCGACGAGATGATCCCCGCCGAGTACCGGCAGACCGGCTTCGAGGATTTCCTGAGGCCCGGCGTCAGCTGGACGGACCAGGTCCGCTCGATGCACGAGGACGAGTTCTGCCTCGACCCGACGCGGATGACACTCGTCTGCGGCACGGCGGGGTTCGACGGCACGCAGTTCAAGAAGCTGATGGCGGATGAGTATGACATCCAGTTCAACAAGACCTCGCGCAACTCGGTGCTGCTGCAGTCGAACATCAACAACACCCGCAGCGACGTCGCGAACCTCATCCGGGTGCTGCTGGAGATCAGCAACGGCCTCGAGGCCGACCTTGCCGGGGGCGGGGAAACTGGCCGCGCCTCCTTCGCGGGTCGGGTCAAGTCGCTGATGACCGACGTGCCGGACCTGCCGAACTTCAGCGAGTTCCACGAGGCCTTCCGCTGGGATGCCGGCAAGACGACCCCCGAGGGCGACATGCGCTCGGCCTTCTACAGCGCCTATTACGCCGAGGGCTGCGAGTACCTGCCCCTCGACAGTCCCGAGGTGGACCAGCGGCTGAAGGACGGCCCGGCGATGATCTCGGCCAATTTCGTCATCCCCTATCCGCCAGGCTTTCCGATCATGGTGCCCGGGCAGGTCATCAGCGCCGAGACCATCGATTTCATGCGCAAGCTCGACGTCAAGGAGATCCACGGCTTCGAGCGCGCCAGGGGCCTGAAGCTGATCCGCCCCGACAACGCCAGGGACCACATCCGCAAATAG
- the aspT gene encoding aspartate-alanine antiporter → MFSYVFETLRANPQLAIFLTLAVGYWVGAIRFGSFSLGAVTGTLLAGVIIGQIGIEISGQVKSIFFIMFLFAVGFGVGPQFVRGIATDGLPQALFAVVVSVLCLAVVWIAAKVSGYGAGLSAGLLAGAQTISASMGLATDAITSAGLPPEQAKAELDLMPVAYAITYLFGTIGTGWILAFLGPKMLGTNIADACARYEREVLAGGSKDGSHLSAWRARELRAYRVREGGAAVGKAPLRVEEMAQGERIFIERLRRDGALLVPGPDTVLKPGDVVAVSGKRDVLVNLFGDTEEVDDRDLLDVPVEAVDVLLTSKDLDGRELIDLAREPYTRGVYLNSIRRGSMAVNIPVMPKTKLNRGDILRVAGSSSHVAEFVSKVGFADRPLTVTNMVLVGLSIFIGGLIGAYVLPVRGIPITLSTSGGALIVGILVGWLRTVRPQIGNIPQPTLWFMNSVGLNVFIAIVGISSGPTFIAGLKEAGFGLFFWGLFATGVPMLLAPYIGKYIFRFDDAINLGCCGGARTSTASVAMVGEVAKSDVPMLGYTVPYAVSNTLLTLWGLVIVLLII, encoded by the coding sequence ATGTTCAGCTACGTCTTCGAGACCCTCCGAGCCAATCCGCAACTGGCGATCTTCCTGACGCTGGCGGTGGGATACTGGGTCGGCGCGATCAGGTTCGGCAGCTTCAGCCTCGGCGCGGTGACCGGCACGCTGCTGGCGGGCGTCATCATCGGCCAGATCGGCATCGAGATCTCGGGGCAGGTGAAGTCGATCTTCTTCATTATGTTCCTCTTCGCCGTCGGCTTCGGGGTCGGCCCGCAATTCGTCCGCGGCATCGCCACCGACGGGCTGCCGCAGGCCCTCTTCGCCGTGGTCGTCTCGGTTCTGTGTCTGGCGGTGGTGTGGATCGCGGCCAAGGTCTCGGGCTACGGCGCGGGGCTTTCGGCGGGACTGCTGGCGGGGGCGCAGACGATTTCCGCCTCCATGGGGCTCGCGACGGACGCGATCACCAGCGCGGGGCTTCCGCCCGAACAGGCCAAGGCGGAGCTTGACCTGATGCCCGTCGCATATGCCATCACCTATCTCTTCGGCACCATCGGCACCGGCTGGATCCTCGCCTTTCTCGGGCCGAAGATGCTGGGCACGAACATCGCCGACGCCTGCGCGCGCTACGAGCGCGAGGTGCTGGCCGGCGGCAGCAAGGACGGGAGCCACCTGAGCGCCTGGCGTGCCCGCGAGCTGCGCGCCTACCGCGTGCGCGAGGGGGGGGCGGCCGTCGGGAAGGCGCCGCTGCGGGTCGAGGAGATGGCGCAGGGCGAGCGTATCTTCATCGAGCGCCTGCGCCGCGACGGCGCGCTGCTTGTCCCCGGACCCGACACGGTGCTGAAGCCGGGCGACGTGGTCGCGGTCTCGGGCAAGCGCGACGTGCTGGTCAACCTCTTCGGGGATACCGAGGAGGTCGATGACCGCGATCTTCTGGACGTGCCGGTCGAGGCGGTGGACGTGCTGCTCACCAGCAAGGATCTGGACGGGAGGGAGCTGATCGACCTTGCCCGCGAGCCCTATACGCGCGGGGTCTATCTCAACTCGATCCGGCGCGGCTCGATGGCGGTGAACATCCCGGTCATGCCGAAGACCAAACTGAACCGGGGCGACATCCTGCGGGTTGCCGGCTCCTCGTCCCATGTCGCCGAATTCGTCAGCAAGGTGGGCTTCGCCGACCGGCCGCTGACCGTGACCAACATGGTGCTGGTGGGGCTTTCCATCTTCATCGGCGGGCTGATCGGGGCCTACGTGCTGCCGGTGCGGGGCATCCCGATCACGCTCTCGACCTCGGGCGGGGCGCTGATCGTCGGCATCCTCGTCGGCTGGTTGCGCACCGTGCGGCCGCAGATCGGCAATATCCCGCAGCCGACGCTGTGGTTCATGAACTCGGTCGGGCTCAACGTCTTCATCGCCATCGTCGGCATCAGCTCCGGCCCGACCTTCATCGCGGGGCTGAAGGAGGCGGGCTTCGGGCTGTTCTTCTGGGGGCTCTTCGCCACCGGCGTGCCGATGCTTCTCGCCCCCTATATCGGCAAGTACATCTTCCGCTTCGACGACGCGATCAACCTCGGCTGCTGCGGCGGGGCGCGCACCTCGACCGCCTCGGTCGCCATGGTCGGCGAGGTCGCGAAAAGCGACGTGCCGATGCTGGGATACACCGTGCCCTACGCCGTCAGCAACACGCTGCTGACGCTCTGGGGCCTTGTCATCGTGCTGCTCATCATCTGA
- the cax gene encoding calcium/proton exchanger, with product MTQLFGKIRTTPLLWLLVFVPVVLAVEASRPGAHTLLFLLSVAAIVPLAALLSLATESVAEKTGDAAGGLINATLGNLTELVIAVTALAAGQYALVKASIAGAIVTNALFMLGASFLLGGLRHHVQDFNRVGARFQASLLFIATVALLVPSAVLAADKVSDAAAIQTLSLMLAVLLIGGYVLGLVFSLGTHKEAFSSAGHEDHGESLPIGIALVTLAAVTVLVALVSHIFVASVEVAGEALGLSPAFVGFIVVSLVGGAAEFASAFSAARKDRLDLSVSIALGSAVQIALFVGPVLVLLSYVIGPSPMGLDFWPGAVVMMLIAAISAAMLTNGGQSTWFLGVVVLMVYAIFGLTLYVLPPVSP from the coding sequence ATGACCCAGCTGTTCGGCAAGATCCGCACAACGCCGCTGCTCTGGCTGCTCGTCTTCGTGCCCGTCGTGCTGGCGGTCGAGGCGAGCCGCCCCGGGGCGCACACGCTGCTGTTCCTGCTCTCGGTCGCGGCCATCGTGCCGCTGGCGGCGCTCCTCAGCCTCGCCACGGAATCCGTGGCCGAGAAGACGGGCGACGCGGCGGGCGGGCTGATCAACGCGACCTTGGGAAACCTCACCGAGCTGGTGATCGCGGTGACCGCGCTCGCCGCCGGGCAATACGCGCTGGTCAAGGCCTCGATCGCTGGGGCCATCGTGACCAACGCGCTCTTCATGTTGGGGGCGTCCTTCCTTCTGGGCGGGCTGCGCCACCACGTGCAGGACTTCAACCGTGTCGGGGCGCGCTTCCAGGCAAGCCTGCTCTTCATCGCGACGGTCGCGCTGCTCGTGCCCTCGGCGGTGCTGGCGGCGGACAAGGTGAGTGACGCCGCCGCGATCCAGACGCTGAGCCTGATGCTCGCGGTGCTGCTGATCGGCGGCTACGTCCTCGGGTTGGTCTTCTCGCTCGGCACCCACAAGGAGGCCTTCTCCAGCGCCGGGCACGAGGACCACGGCGAGAGCCTGCCCATCGGCATCGCGCTGGTCACGCTGGCGGCGGTGACGGTGCTGGTGGCGCTCGTCAGCCATATCTTCGTGGCCTCGGTCGAGGTCGCGGGCGAGGCGCTTGGCCTCTCGCCCGCCTTCGTCGGCTTCATCGTCGTCTCGCTGGTCGGCGGGGCAGCGGAGTTCGCCTCGGCCTTCTCGGCGGCCCGCAAGGACCGGCTCGACCTCAGCGTCAGCATCGCGCTCGGCAGCGCCGTGCAGATCGCGCTCTTCGTCGGCCCGGTGCTGGTGCTGCTGAGCTATGTCATCGGGCCTTCGCCGATGGGGCTCGATTTCTGGCCGGGCGCGGTGGTGATGATGCTCATCGCCGCGATCTCGGCGGCGATGCTGACCAACGGCGGGCAGTCGACCTGGTTTCTCGGCGTCGTGGTCCTGATGGTCTACGCGATCTTTGGCCTGACGCTCTACGTCCTGCCGCCGGTGTCGCCATGA
- a CDS encoding bifunctional aspartate transaminase/aspartate 4-decarboxylase: MVAGRTRFSAWVKKALIEQEAGRVEEEGVPPARTLPDAVDHAVRTFGFDPDAFVHELTNSIVGDLYPVEGGTAAMCYMFKALKNLRLLNAGDTIALGTPIFTPYPEMPELEDYGLHCVRVSAEQEDRFRFTDADFELLADPKVKALFLVNPGNPSAAAMDPDTMRRLVSFVKTRRPDLMILTVDVCGTFVPGFDSGMGHPPRNTIGVHSCSKYFGCTGWRLGVIAVAQDNIFDARIRAHPEEVLKLIEQCDKALTPEPRALRFIDRIVADSRDVALNHTAGLSLPQQVMMTLLGLVEMMDEAKLCRKACIAICERRFRNLVEGMGIESVPGPYYDHHCGSVDLEFWIRKYLGDEIAAWIKKNIHPLDIPFRLAEDHGIMMLNGSGFAAPRWSVRVSFATLDVAAHAEIGRAVRSIARGYRQAHQAATGMEITS, encoded by the coding sequence ATGGTCGCCGGACGCACCCGGTTCAGCGCATGGGTGAAGAAGGCCCTCATCGAGCAGGAGGCGGGCCGGGTCGAGGAGGAGGGCGTTCCGCCCGCAAGGACGCTGCCCGACGCGGTCGACCACGCGGTCCGCACGTTCGGCTTCGATCCCGACGCCTTCGTCCACGAGCTGACGAATTCGATTGTCGGCGACCTCTACCCGGTCGAGGGCGGGACGGCGGCGATGTGCTACATGTTCAAGGCATTGAAGAACCTGCGGCTTCTCAATGCGGGCGACACCATCGCCCTCGGCACGCCGATCTTCACGCCCTATCCCGAGATGCCCGAGCTCGAGGATTACGGGCTTCACTGCGTCCGGGTCAGCGCCGAGCAGGAAGACAGGTTCCGGTTCACCGACGCGGATTTCGAGCTGCTGGCCGATCCCAAGGTCAAGGCGCTCTTCCTGGTGAACCCCGGCAACCCGTCTGCGGCGGCGATGGACCCCGACACGATGCGGCGGCTGGTCAGCTTCGTGAAGACGCGGCGGCCGGACCTGATGATCCTGACCGTCGATGTCTGCGGTACCTTCGTGCCGGGCTTTGACTCGGGGATGGGGCACCCGCCGCGCAACACCATCGGCGTCCATTCCTGTTCCAAGTATTTCGGCTGCACCGGCTGGCGCCTGGGGGTGATCGCGGTGGCGCAGGACAATATTTTCGACGCGCGCATCCGCGCCCATCCCGAGGAGGTGCTGAAGCTCATCGAGCAGTGCGACAAGGCGCTCACCCCCGAGCCCCGCGCGCTGCGCTTCATCGACCGCATCGTGGCCGACAGCCGGGACGTGGCGCTGAACCACACCGCGGGGCTGTCGCTGCCGCAGCAGGTGATGATGACGCTGTTAGGTCTCGTCGAGATGATGGACGAGGCGAAGCTCTGCCGGAAGGCCTGCATCGCCATCTGCGAGCGGCGCTTCCGCAACCTCGTCGAGGGCATGGGGATCGAGTCCGTCCCCGGGCCCTATTACGACCACCACTGCGGCAGCGTGGACCTGGAGTTCTGGATCCGCAAATATCTCGGCGACGAGATCGCGGCCTGGATCAAGAAGAACATCCACCCGCTGGATATTCCTTTCCGGCTCGCCGAGGACCACGGTATCATGATGCTGAATGGATCCGGCTTCGCCGCCCCGCGCTGGTCGGTCCGCGTGTCCTTCGCCACTCTCGACGTCGCGGCCCATGCCGAGATCGGCCGCGCCGTACGGTCCATCGCTCGAGGCTATCGCCAGGCCCACCAGGCCGCGACAGGTATGGAGATCACGTCATGA
- a CDS encoding DUF3300 domain-containing protein, which produces MRTPDPLARRSHTALAALLALALAGPVAAQVLVGDGSIPCGAPYVVTAGDTLSRISARAYGDPMLYGFIADANWDALGGSPENIAVGMSLTIPCIDASGQQAAGDARSMKDVVAAEGLLSGEQLDTLFGPVALFPDQVLTPVLVAATFPLDVVKAARFVEDSADLSDEDRVAQAAGQPWDESVRELAAGFPGLVTRMSDNIDWTEQAGEAVVAQTDDVLASIQRLRGKAKANGYLVDNEAQKVEEQGDTIIISSSSPGVVYVPTYDSQVVYTTPVSGAPVYHYDAGPYSHDDWNNDWGDALLAGGILLGGAVLIDEIFDDDDHWHGWDVNDEIDWDRGDINIDRNEINIGGDRIDIGNGALGGIGSGDRVSIGNSDRPQVDRDALRDRAGAAGAGAAAGALAAQRKSIATPASREEARQKIEKRKATGAAPARLPNPGPKVTRSPTGGRVQSASPSRTDRVSRPKNPKKPAARTPSRSNTFQKPPGARPSVSSQRGRASYGGGRSGPRPGGRR; this is translated from the coding sequence ATGAGAACCCCGGACCCGCTTGCCCGCCGAAGTCATACCGCACTCGCGGCGCTGCTCGCGCTTGCCTTGGCCGGTCCGGTCGCGGCGCAGGTGCTTGTCGGCGACGGCTCGATCCCCTGTGGCGCGCCCTATGTGGTCACCGCTGGCGACACGCTCAGCCGGATCTCTGCCCGGGCCTATGGCGACCCGATGCTCTACGGCTTCATCGCGGACGCGAACTGGGACGCGCTTGGCGGAAGTCCCGAGAACATCGCCGTCGGCATGTCCCTGACCATCCCCTGCATCGACGCCAGCGGGCAGCAGGCGGCAGGGGACGCAAGGTCGATGAAGGACGTCGTCGCGGCGGAGGGCCTGCTGAGCGGGGAGCAGCTCGACACGCTCTTCGGGCCGGTGGCGCTGTTCCCCGACCAGGTGCTGACCCCGGTGCTCGTCGCCGCGACCTTTCCGCTCGACGTGGTGAAGGCGGCGCGCTTCGTCGAGGACAGTGCCGACCTGTCCGACGAGGATCGCGTCGCGCAGGCCGCCGGGCAGCCTTGGGACGAAAGCGTGCGCGAACTCGCCGCGGGTTTTCCTGGGCTGGTGACCCGGATGAGCGACAATATCGACTGGACCGAGCAGGCCGGCGAGGCGGTCGTCGCCCAGACCGACGACGTCCTGGCCTCGATCCAGCGCCTGCGCGGCAAGGCGAAGGCGAACGGCTATCTCGTCGACAACGAGGCGCAGAAGGTCGAGGAACAGGGCGACACCATCATCATCTCCTCGTCCTCGCCCGGCGTGGTCTACGTGCCGACCTATGACAGCCAGGTGGTCTACACCACGCCGGTCTCGGGGGCGCCGGTCTACCATTACGATGCCGGCCCCTATTCCCATGACGACTGGAACAATGACTGGGGCGACGCGCTGCTTGCCGGCGGGATCCTTCTGGGCGGCGCAGTCCTCATCGACGAGATCTTCGACGACGACGATCACTGGCACGGCTGGGACGTGAACGACGAGATCGACTGGGATCGCGGCGACATCAACATCGACCGTAACGAGATCAACATCGGCGGCGACCGGATCGACATCGGCAACGGCGCGCTTGGCGGGATCGGGTCCGGGGACCGGGTCAGCATCGGCAACAGCGACCGGCCGCAGGTCGACCGCGACGCGCTGCGCGACCGGGCCGGGGCAGCCGGGGCGGGAGCGGCCGCCGGCGCGCTCGCGGCGCAGCGCAAGTCCATCGCCACCCCGGCCAGCCGCGAGGAGGCGCGCCAGAAGATCGAGAAACGCAAGGCGACCGGGGCGGCCCCGGCACGGCTGCCAAACCCGGGCCCGAAGGTGACGCGATCCCCCACCGGCGGCAGGGTGCAGTCCGCGTCGCCGTCCCGGACGGATCGTGTCAGCCGGCCGAAGAACCCGAAGAAGCCGGCGGCGCGCACGCCCAGCCGGTCGAACACGTTCCAGAAACCGCCCGGAGCGCGCCCCTCCGTCTCCAGCCAGCGGGGACGGGCCAGCTATGGCGGCGGGCGCAGCGGTCCCAGACCCGGAGGGAGGCGTTGA
- a CDS encoding DUF2950 domain-containing protein — MNMTFGCVPVLLGAAFAGPALAAPQTFDSPEAAVAALVSALEAKDEPRVLAIFGPESEDVLSTGDEAEDRAVWGGFLNDLQTRSRLDVEDEGRATLYLGRGLWPFPAPLVAKDGQWAFDAEAARDEMLMRRIGRNELAVIDILRRAGAIQAEYRKTDHDGDGVAEFAASILSSPGERDGLYWPDEPGTEPSPFDETAARASLTGFHRDAEDRGAEPFDGYYFRILQGQGEHAPGGAYSYMVNGNMVAGHALLAVPAAYGDTGIMSFMVGEGGVVYQSDLGEETLDRAMGIELFDPGEGWEVVR; from the coding sequence ATGAACATGACCTTTGGATGCGTGCCGGTCCTTCTCGGTGCCGCCTTTGCCGGGCCCGCCCTCGCGGCGCCGCAGACCTTCGACAGCCCCGAAGCGGCGGTCGCGGCGCTTGTCTCCGCGCTCGAGGCGAAGGACGAGCCCCGGGTTCTCGCGATCTTCGGTCCCGAAAGCGAGGACGTGCTCTCGACCGGGGATGAAGCTGAGGACCGCGCCGTCTGGGGCGGCTTCCTGAATGACCTGCAGACCCGGAGCCGCCTCGACGTCGAGGACGAGGGGCGCGCCACGCTCTACCTGGGGCGCGGCCTCTGGCCCTTTCCCGCGCCGCTGGTGGCAAAGGACGGGCAGTGGGCCTTCGATGCCGAGGCCGCCCGCGACGAGATGCTGATGCGCCGCATCGGCCGGAACGAGCTTGCGGTGATCGACATCCTGCGCCGGGCCGGCGCGATCCAGGCCGAGTACCGGAAGACCGACCACGACGGCGATGGCGTGGCAGAATTCGCGGCCTCGATCCTCTCGTCCCCGGGGGAGCGTGACGGTCTCTACTGGCCCGACGAGCCCGGCACCGAGCCCAGCCCCTTCGACGAGACCGCCGCCCGCGCCAGCCTGACCGGATTTCATCGCGATGCCGAGGATCGGGGCGCGGAACCCTTCGACGGCTACTATTTCCGCATCCTGCAGGGGCAGGGAGAGCACGCCCCCGGCGGCGCCTACAGCTACATGGTCAACGGCAACATGGTCGCGGGTCACGCGCTGCTGGCCGTGCCCGCCGCCTATGGCGACACCGGCATCATGAGCTTCATGGTGGGCGAAGGCGGGGTGGTCTACCAGTCAGACCTCGGCGAGGAGACCCTGGACCGCGCCATGGGGATCGAGCTCTTCGATCCGGGCGAGGGCTGGGAGGTGGTCAGGTAG